One genomic region from Fusarium keratoplasticum isolate Fu6.1 chromosome 14, whole genome shotgun sequence encodes:
- a CDS encoding Fatty acid synthase subunit alpha: protein MKQSEKIVPSVKAKETQQVIEALAQKVTSKNSNIGVDVEDISAVNINNETFVERNFTANEITYCRQAPSPQISFAGRWSAKEAVFKSLGVASQGASAALKDIEIIKGETGAPTVSLHGDAAAAAKKSDVKDITVYISHSDSQAIAVAVTSF from the exons ATGAAACAGTCTGAGAAAATCGTCCCCagcgtcaaggccaaggagaccCAGCAGGTCATAGAGGCTCTTGCCCAGAAGGTAACCAGCAAGAACAGCAATATTGGTGTCGACGTCGAGGACATCTCGgccgtcaacatcaacaacgaAACTTTCGTGGAGCGCAACTTCACCGCCAATGAGATTACGTATTGCCGACAGGCTCCCAGCCCCCAAATCTCCTTCGCCGGTCGGTGGAGTGCCAAGGAGGCCGTGTTCAAGTCACTGGGTGTTGCTAGCCAGGGAGCTAGCGCCGCTCTGAAGGATATTGAGATCATCAAGGGTGAAACTGGTGCTCCCACAGTTTCG CTCCATggcgatgctgctgctgctgccaagaagtCCGATGTGAAGGATATCACCGTGTACATCTCGCACTCTGACAGCCAGGCaattgctgttgctgttaCCAGCTTTTAG